A section of the Streptomyces sp. V3I8 genome encodes:
- a CDS encoding inositol-3-phosphate synthase, whose protein sequence is MSAEPSVSPSRVGVWLIGARGSVATTAVAGCAAVTAGLHPPTGMVTETGVFRDAGLPPLSSLVFGGHDVVDCPLPKRAESLAAGGVLPHDLPSAVSAELAAADREIRIGGPLRGDTRSEDELVEDLARDLRDFVRRGALDRAVVVNVASTEPVPEGTALPASSLYAAAALRAGCPYVNFTPSAGLHHPRLATEAAASGLPYAGRDGKTGQTLLRSVLGPMFAQRALAVRAWSGTNLLGGGDGAALADPAAAAAKNAGKERALADTLGTVPEGETHIDDVPALGDWKTAWDHIAFDGFLGTRMVLQTTWQGCDSSLAAPLILDLARLVARAHEAGLSGPLSGLGFYFKDPVGDGPAALGEQYAALVDLAGRLRAPARLRDAEDFAGERR, encoded by the coding sequence ATGTCCGCCGAACCGTCCGTTTCCCCTTCTCGGGTCGGAGTGTGGCTGATCGGAGCGAGGGGCTCCGTCGCCACGACCGCCGTCGCGGGCTGCGCGGCCGTCACGGCCGGGCTCCATCCGCCGACCGGCATGGTGACCGAGACCGGCGTCTTCCGGGACGCCGGCCTGCCCCCGCTGTCCTCGCTCGTCTTCGGCGGACACGACGTGGTCGACTGCCCGCTGCCGAAACGGGCCGAGTCCCTCGCCGCCGGTGGCGTCCTGCCGCACGACCTGCCGTCCGCCGTGAGCGCCGAACTGGCCGCCGCCGACCGGGAGATCAGGATCGGCGGCCCGCTGCGCGGCGACACCCGCAGCGAGGACGAACTGGTCGAGGACCTGGCCCGCGACCTCCGAGACTTCGTCCGCCGGGGCGCCCTGGACCGGGCCGTCGTGGTGAACGTGGCCTCCACGGAACCCGTCCCCGAGGGCACCGCCCTCCCTGCCAGCTCCCTGTACGCGGCCGCCGCACTGCGGGCGGGCTGCCCGTACGTCAACTTCACCCCCTCCGCGGGTCTGCACCACCCCCGGCTCGCGACGGAAGCCGCCGCATCCGGGCTGCCGTACGCCGGCCGCGACGGCAAGACCGGCCAGACCCTGCTGCGGTCGGTCCTGGGCCCGATGTTCGCGCAGCGCGCCCTGGCGGTCCGCGCCTGGTCCGGTACGAACCTGCTGGGCGGCGGTGACGGCGCAGCCCTCGCCGACCCGGCCGCCGCCGCCGCCAAGAACGCCGGCAAGGAACGCGCCCTCGCCGACACCCTCGGCACGGTCCCCGAGGGCGAGACCCACATCGACGACGTCCCGGCCCTCGGCGACTGGAAGACCGCCTGGGACCACATCGCCTTCGACGGCTTCCTCGGCACCCGGATGGTCCTGCAGACGACCTGGCAGGGCTGCGACTCCTCGCTGGCCGCCCCCCTGATCCTGGACCTGGCCCGCCTGGTGGCCCGCGCCCATGAGGCCGGCCTGTCCGGCCCGCTGTCCGGACTCGGCTTCTACTTCAAGGACCCGGTGGGGGACGGGCCGGCCGCCCTGGGCGAGCAGTACGCCGCCCTGGTCGACCTGGCGGGGCGGCTGCGGGCACCGGCCCGCCTCCGGGACGCGGAAGATTTCGCCGGGGAGCGCCGATGA
- a CDS encoding ThuA domain-containing protein has product MRATGRTVTAVAGAALLIGCVSGPAASNGPKPKGHPAGDRVLVFSETAGFRHDSIPEGIAAVKALGAGHGFAVDATEDSRAFSARNLARYDAVVFLSTTGDVLTNGQQKAFERYIGHGGGYVGIHAAADTEYDWEFYGGLAGAYFQSHPAIQPARVEVEDRAHPATSHLGESWNRTDEWYNYRSNPRDRAHVLASLDESSYTGGTMSGDHPIAWCQEYKGGRSFYTGSGHTKESYADPAFRQHLLGGIRWAVGDTQADCRPEKGYTPLFDGSAESLADWKQAGPGSFSLSDDGTLTSSGGLGMLWYGASEFNSYSLKLDWRMASASGDDNSGVFVGFPASDDPWSAVDNGYEIQIDATDAPDRTTGAVYSFRSADIEKRDRALNPPGEWNTYEIRVEGERLRVRLNGVKVNDYTNTDPARSLRDGHVGIQNHGAEDRVSFRDVRIRQLPARAAAQGD; this is encoded by the coding sequence ATGCGAGCAACTGGCCGTACCGTGACCGCGGTGGCCGGCGCCGCCCTGCTCATCGGGTGTGTGTCGGGGCCGGCGGCGTCGAACGGGCCGAAGCCGAAGGGGCATCCGGCCGGCGACCGGGTCCTGGTGTTCTCCGAGACCGCCGGATTCCGGCACGACTCCATCCCGGAGGGCATCGCCGCGGTGAAGGCACTCGGGGCCGGACACGGCTTCGCGGTCGACGCCACCGAGGACTCGCGCGCCTTCTCCGCGCGAAACCTCGCCCGGTACGACGCCGTGGTGTTCCTCTCCACGACCGGGGACGTCCTCACCAACGGGCAGCAGAAGGCGTTCGAGCGGTACATCGGGCACGGCGGCGGTTACGTGGGCATCCACGCGGCCGCCGACACCGAGTACGACTGGGAGTTCTACGGCGGCCTGGCCGGCGCCTACTTCCAGTCGCACCCGGCGATCCAGCCCGCCCGCGTCGAGGTCGAGGACCGGGCCCACCCGGCCACCTCGCACCTCGGGGAGTCCTGGAACCGCACGGACGAGTGGTACAACTACCGCTCCAACCCGCGGGACCGGGCCCATGTGCTGGCCTCGCTCGACGAGTCGTCGTACACCGGCGGCACGATGAGCGGCGACCACCCGATCGCCTGGTGCCAGGAGTACAAGGGCGGCCGTTCCTTCTACACGGGCAGCGGCCACACCAAGGAGTCGTACGCCGATCCCGCCTTCCGGCAGCACCTGCTGGGCGGCATCCGCTGGGCCGTCGGTGACACACAGGCCGACTGCCGTCCGGAGAAGGGCTACACGCCGCTCTTCGACGGGAGTGCCGAGTCACTGGCGGACTGGAAGCAGGCGGGACCGGGTTCGTTCTCGCTCTCGGACGACGGGACACTCACGTCGTCCGGCGGCCTGGGCATGCTCTGGTACGGCGCCTCCGAGTTCAACTCGTACTCGCTGAAGCTCGACTGGAGGATGGCGAGTGCCTCCGGTGACGACAACTCCGGTGTCTTCGTGGGCTTCCCGGCCTCCGACGACCCCTGGTCGGCCGTCGACAACGGGTACGAGATCCAGATCGACGCGACCGACGCCCCCGACCGCACCACTGGGGCCGTGTACAGCTTCCGGTCCGCCGACATCGAGAAGCGCGACCGTGCGCTGAACCCGCCGGGGGAGTGGAACACGTACGAGATCCGCGTGGAGGGCGAACGCCTCCGCGTCCGGCTCAACGGCGTGAAGGTCAACGACTACACCAACACCGATCCGGCACGCAGCCTGCGGGACGGTCACGTCGGCATCCAGAACCACGGTGCCGAGGACCGGGTCTCCTTCCGTGACGTCCGGATCAGGCAACTGCCGGCGCGAGCCGCCGCGCAGGGCGATTGA